The window AACCTGAAGCTCGGCTTCACGCTCGTGGAAATCATGATCGTGGTGGCCATCATCGGTCTGTTGGCGGCGATTGCGATTCCCAACTTTGTGAGGGCGCGCACAACGGCTCAACAGAACGCCTGCATCAACAACCTGCGACAGATCGACAGCGCCAAGCAGCAATGGGCGTTGGAGACACGCCAGGCGACGAAC of the Candidatus Angelobacter sp. genome contains:
- a CDS encoding type II secretion system protein, whose translation is MKLGFTLVEIMIVVAIIGLLAAIAIPNFVRARTTAQQNACINNLRQIDSAKQQWALETRQATNATPVQTDIDPYLGRSGSATNVLCPSGGQTATFASSYTINSVSQAPACQILPAAHVLR